From Thalassoglobus sp. JC818, one genomic window encodes:
- the rplR gene encoding 50S ribosomal protein L18, which yields MKVQRRIAGQRVRRRYHVRNRVRATGQLRLSVFRSNRNVSAQIIDDESGRTLVSASSLEGDLGGAGKPHGTVEVAKLVGKTLGERAVAAGIKKVAFDRGSYKYHGRVAAIADGVREAGVEV from the coding sequence ATGAAGGTACAAAGGCGAATTGCCGGCCAACGAGTTCGTCGGCGTTATCATGTTCGAAATCGCGTCCGAGCGACGGGGCAACTCCGGTTGTCTGTGTTTCGGAGCAATCGGAACGTCTCCGCTCAGATCATCGATGATGAATCGGGCCGGACTCTCGTTTCTGCGAGTTCATTGGAAGGTGACCTCGGCGGGGCAGGCAAGCCACACGGAACGGTTGAAGTAGCGAAGCTCGTCGGGAAAACTCTGGGCGAACGTGCCGTAGCAGCCGGTATCAAGAAAGTTGCATTCGATCGTGGATCGTACAAGTATCATGGCCGTGTTGCGGCGATCGCGGACGGTGTCCGTGAAGCAGGCGTTGAAGTTTAG
- the secY gene encoding preprotein translocase subunit SecY, with protein MLSRLRTVFTIPELRQKIYITLILLAVYRMGFSIPLPFIDQAQFAETFKKMASQQGMGQMLQAVALLSASQLGNATIFGLGIMPYISASIIFQLLGQVYPPLEALQKEGETGRKKINEYTRYATVAICLAQSYFWIRVLSGGGIGNGLVLEEYNTFFFHIVATITMTTGTLLLMWIGEQIDEYGIGNGISLLIMAGILAQMPSAGMELLRPAMRSGIGLGTDAGIDKLLPLGVIFVAVVLGVIAITQATRRIPIQSAKHVRGRRVLGGQRQFLPLRVNQAGVMPIIFASSLLMFPMFIFSWLSQQFPENWFLAQAEGTFSGGRGLVYNLLNVALIFFFCYFWTSITFNPKDMAENLKDYGSFVPGYRPGTHTERYLDQVMTRITYVGAGFLALIAIIPTLVAMGMDISFLVASFYGGTGLLIVVSVALDLVQKIDSHLVMRNKPGMLESEEV; from the coding sequence ATGCTCTCTCGCTTGCGAACCGTTTTTACAATTCCCGAGCTTCGCCAGAAGATTTACATCACGCTGATCTTGCTGGCAGTGTATCGGATGGGCTTTTCGATTCCGCTGCCATTCATCGACCAGGCGCAGTTCGCGGAAACATTCAAGAAGATGGCAAGCCAGCAGGGAATGGGGCAAATGCTCCAAGCTGTTGCTTTGCTTTCAGCTTCTCAACTTGGAAACGCGACGATCTTCGGGCTTGGAATCATGCCGTATATCTCGGCATCGATCATCTTCCAGTTGCTGGGACAGGTCTATCCACCGCTTGAAGCTCTTCAGAAAGAAGGCGAAACCGGTCGGAAGAAGATCAACGAATATACTCGGTACGCAACAGTCGCTATCTGTCTTGCTCAGAGTTACTTCTGGATTCGCGTGTTGAGCGGCGGTGGGATTGGAAACGGTTTGGTGCTCGAAGAGTACAATACTTTCTTCTTCCACATAGTGGCCACGATCACGATGACGACCGGAACGCTTCTGCTGATGTGGATCGGTGAGCAGATCGACGAATATGGGATCGGCAACGGAATCAGCCTGTTGATCATGGCAGGTATTCTGGCTCAGATGCCGTCGGCGGGAATGGAACTGCTGCGACCTGCGATGAGAAGCGGGATCGGGCTCGGAACCGACGCCGGAATTGATAAGTTGTTGCCGCTGGGAGTGATCTTTGTCGCGGTTGTTCTGGGCGTCATTGCGATCACTCAGGCAACGCGAAGGATTCCAATTCAAAGTGCTAAACACGTTCGCGGTCGGCGTGTTTTGGGCGGGCAACGACAGTTTCTTCCATTGCGAGTGAATCAGGCTGGCGTGATGCCAATCATTTTTGCATCCAGCTTGCTTATGTTCCCAATGTTTATCTTCAGCTGGTTGAGTCAGCAGTTCCCAGAAAACTGGTTCCTGGCTCAGGCAGAAGGGACGTTCTCCGGTGGACGTGGACTCGTTTACAACTTGTTGAATGTCGCTTTGATCTTCTTCTTCTGTTACTTCTGGACGAGCATCACCTTCAACCCGAAGGACATGGCTGAGAACTTGAAGGACTATGGAAGCTTCGTTCCGGGTTATCGTCCTGGGACGCACACAGAACGATATCTCGATCAGGTGATGACTCGCATTACCTATGTCGGAGCAGGGTTCCTCGCATTGATTGCAATCATCCCGACACTCGTCGCCATGGGAATGGATATTTCATTCCTAGTAGCCAGTTTCTACGGGGGAACCGGCCTTCTGATTGTCGTCTCTGTGGCTCTGGACCTTGTTCAGAAAATTGACAGCCATCTTGTGATGCGAAACAAGCCAGGAATGCTGGAGTCAGAAGAAGTTTAA
- the map gene encoding type I methionyl aminopeptidase — protein MITLKSKREIGLMRDAGELVARAHRIVREMIEPGVTTLEIDQAVEEFFAAQDAEPLFKGYPGEGTTPFPSVTCMSPNEQVVHGIPSTEPLKSGDILSVDTGCRIHGWCGDAAWTYPVGDVDAESQHLLDVGEEMLNVAIEQMGRQKKWSTVAKKMMKLAKTKRLSLVEQFVGHGIGREMHEGPQVPNYTTESLQRDDFELQPGLVLAVEPMLNGGTSDIRVLKDQWTVVTADGKRSVHFEHTVALTEDGPIRLTEGVGEK, from the coding sequence ATGATTACGCTGAAAAGTAAGCGTGAAATCGGATTGATGCGAGATGCTGGTGAGCTCGTCGCTCGTGCTCATCGGATTGTTCGAGAGATGATCGAACCCGGTGTGACGACTCTGGAAATCGATCAAGCGGTCGAGGAATTCTTCGCAGCTCAGGACGCAGAACCGCTCTTCAAAGGGTATCCCGGTGAAGGCACAACCCCGTTCCCGTCCGTGACGTGCATGAGTCCGAACGAACAGGTTGTCCATGGAATTCCTTCGACGGAACCCCTGAAGAGTGGGGATATCTTGAGTGTTGACACCGGCTGCCGAATTCACGGTTGGTGCGGTGATGCTGCCTGGACCTATCCGGTAGGCGATGTTGATGCGGAGTCGCAACACCTGCTCGATGTCGGTGAAGAAATGTTGAACGTTGCCATCGAGCAGATGGGCAGGCAGAAGAAGTGGTCGACAGTGGCCAAGAAGATGATGAAGCTCGCCAAAACAAAACGGCTGTCTCTGGTGGAACAGTTCGTGGGACACGGGATTGGCCGAGAAATGCACGAAGGGCCTCAGGTTCCCAACTACACAACGGAATCTCTGCAACGGGATGACTTCGAACTTCAGCCCGGATTGGTGTTGGCGGTCGAGCCAATGTTGAACGGCGGAACTTCGGACATTCGAGTCCTGAAAGATCAGTGGACAGTGGTGACTGCCGATGGCAAACGAAGCGTCCACTTCGAACACACAGTCGCGTTGACCGAAGATGGTCCGATTCGTCTGACTGAAGGCGTGGGCGAAAAGTAA
- the rplV gene encoding 50S ribosomal protein L22 has product MALVKAVHKHARISATKVRPFAELIRGMSVEEGLEALKYQPNRGARFLEKVLRSAAANAEDRGARNVDHLPIVDCRVDGGPMFKRLQPRARGMAFLIRRRFAHIHVAIDAPEVE; this is encoded by the coding sequence ATGGCACTGGTAAAAGCAGTTCACAAGCATGCAAGAATCTCAGCGACGAAGGTTCGTCCGTTCGCTGAATTGATTCGCGGGATGTCTGTGGAAGAAGGCCTGGAAGCGTTGAAGTATCAACCGAATCGAGGCGCTCGGTTTCTGGAAAAAGTTCTGCGAAGTGCAGCTGCGAATGCAGAAGATCGCGGCGCTCGAAACGTAGATCACCTTCCAATCGTCGACTGTCGAGTTGATGGTGGGCCGATGTTTAAGAGACTTCAACCACGTGCCCGTGGGATGGCATTTCTCATTCGACGTCGTTTCGCGCATATCCATGTCGCGATCGATGCTCCTGAAGTGGAATAG
- the rplF gene encoding 50S ribosomal protein L6 — MSRIGKKPIPVADGVDVAIDGGTVRVKGKHGELSFDHHPLMNVVWDGDSREIRVERPNEQRQSRALHGLTRALVANMVAGVQEPFVRKLEIQGVGYQATLNGKELALQVGFANTIRLPVPENVSCELPSTTQIVVKSCDKHAVGQFAANIRRVRPPEPYKGKGIRYEGEHVRRKAGKAFGS; from the coding sequence ATGTCAAGAATTGGTAAAAAGCCTATCCCTGTTGCTGACGGTGTCGATGTTGCAATCGACGGTGGCACTGTTCGCGTTAAGGGAAAACACGGCGAGTTGTCGTTTGACCATCATCCGTTGATGAACGTCGTTTGGGATGGAGATTCACGTGAAATTCGTGTTGAACGCCCCAATGAGCAGCGACAAAGCCGCGCTCTGCACGGACTGACTCGGGCACTCGTCGCGAACATGGTGGCTGGTGTTCAAGAGCCATTCGTTCGCAAGTTGGAAATTCAAGGTGTCGGTTATCAAGCGACACTGAACGGTAAAGAACTCGCTTTACAAGTGGGATTTGCGAATACAATTCGCCTCCCAGTGCCGGAGAACGTCTCGTGCGAGTTGCCGTCCACGACTCAAATTGTCGTGAAGAGTTGTGACAAACACGCTGTGGGTCAATTCGCAGCGAACATTCGCCGAGTCCGACCTCCTGAACCATACAAAGGCAAAGGGATTCGTTACGAGGGAGAACATGTTCGTCGTAAAGCTGGTAAGGCATTCGGTAGCTAA
- the rplE gene encoding 50S ribosomal protein L5: protein MARMKEKYATEIVPKLASELGRSNPHSLPRIEKIVVSMGVTAAVQDQKVLDEALGYLEQITGQKPSVRRARKSIAQFKLREGMRIGGAVTLRKQRMYEFLDRLITLVLPRVRDFRGVSAKAFDGRGNYSLGISEQLVFPEVDADNVKHVQGMNIAIVTSAETDDEARLLLREFGMPFKDGSSR, encoded by the coding sequence ATGGCCCGAATGAAGGAAAAGTACGCGACAGAGATCGTCCCAAAGCTCGCCAGCGAGTTGGGACGGTCCAATCCCCACAGTCTGCCACGAATCGAAAAGATCGTGGTCAGCATGGGGGTGACTGCTGCAGTTCAGGATCAGAAGGTCTTGGATGAAGCACTCGGGTACCTTGAGCAGATCACTGGCCAGAAGCCATCTGTGCGAAGAGCTCGCAAGTCGATTGCTCAGTTCAAGCTCCGAGAAGGTATGCGGATCGGTGGAGCTGTGACACTTCGCAAACAGCGAATGTACGAGTTCCTCGACCGACTGATTACGCTGGTTCTGCCTCGAGTTCGAGATTTTCGCGGAGTGAGTGCGAAAGCTTTCGACGGTCGCGGAAACTACAGTCTCGGAATTAGTGAGCAACTGGTTTTCCCTGAAGTTGATGCAGATAACGTCAAGCACGTTCAGGGAATGAACATCGCCATTGTGACCAGTGCTGAGACTGACGATGAGGCTCGGTTGCTTCTTCGCGAATTCGGAATGCCCTTTAAGGACGGAAGCAGCCGCTAA
- a CDS encoding arylsulfatase, with the protein MVSLLSIVRGCSQYCRCPQRRFRLATRVLLLSLSFLLMGLSDNKLCAEQTQRPNILLILADDLGYGDVGCYNPESKVPTPHVDGLAAEGMKFTDAHSPSTVCTPTRYSLLTGQMAFRLDYRGVFSGAGGPCLITDDRLTLPEMLRDEGYATAMFGKWHVGMTFFDEQGESITENGLECVERIDYSRAIPDGPVDRGFDQFFGTACCPTTDWLYAYIENDLIPFPPVSVLDRSRLPKHEWSFDCRKGLVAPGFDHEEVDLVFLEKSLQFLDDHVERNPEKPFFLFHSMQAVHLPSFPGKVYQGKTEAGPHGDFIFEFDDIVGQLTKKLGELGIAEKTIVVVTSDNGPEVGTVVNMRERYQHDGANPWRGMKRDNWEGGHRVPLIVRWPGVVKAGAVSDQLVCLTDIMATCADLMGVPLPDEAAEDSVSFLAALKGEDSGAARDFVLHQTISLALAIRKGPWKFLDHKGSGGNRYDSKQLQQYALPESAPAAPGQLYHLEDDPGETQNLYYEQPEIVAELQALLEECKARGNSRFERH; encoded by the coding sequence ATGGTTTCACTTCTCTCGATAGTGCGTGGCTGTTCTCAGTATTGTCGTTGTCCTCAACGGCGATTCAGACTCGCGACCCGGGTACTGCTTCTCAGCCTCTCGTTTCTATTGATGGGGCTGTCTGACAACAAACTCTGTGCCGAGCAGACACAACGCCCCAACATCCTTCTCATTCTGGCGGACGATTTGGGTTACGGTGACGTCGGCTGTTACAACCCTGAATCGAAGGTTCCGACGCCGCATGTGGATGGGCTCGCGGCTGAAGGCATGAAATTCACCGATGCGCATAGTCCTTCCACGGTTTGTACGCCAACGCGGTACAGCTTGTTGACCGGGCAGATGGCGTTTCGATTGGATTATCGCGGAGTCTTCAGCGGTGCGGGTGGACCCTGTCTGATTACTGATGATCGTTTGACGTTGCCGGAGATGCTGAGAGATGAAGGTTATGCCACTGCTATGTTCGGGAAGTGGCATGTCGGGATGACTTTTTTCGACGAGCAAGGAGAGTCGATTACCGAGAATGGGCTCGAATGCGTCGAGCGGATTGATTACTCGCGAGCCATTCCGGACGGACCGGTCGATCGCGGATTCGATCAGTTTTTTGGGACAGCTTGTTGCCCGACAACTGACTGGCTGTACGCGTACATTGAGAACGACCTCATTCCATTTCCTCCGGTGAGTGTGCTTGATCGATCGCGGTTGCCCAAGCACGAGTGGTCGTTTGACTGTCGCAAGGGGCTCGTCGCTCCCGGGTTTGATCACGAAGAAGTTGACCTCGTTTTCCTTGAGAAGAGTCTGCAGTTTCTTGATGACCATGTGGAGCGAAATCCAGAGAAGCCTTTCTTCCTGTTCCACTCCATGCAGGCTGTCCACCTGCCGTCGTTTCCGGGCAAGGTCTATCAGGGAAAGACTGAGGCAGGCCCTCATGGCGACTTCATCTTCGAGTTTGATGACATTGTTGGTCAGCTTACGAAGAAGCTGGGCGAACTCGGAATCGCTGAGAAAACCATCGTTGTCGTGACCAGCGACAATGGTCCGGAAGTGGGAACTGTTGTCAATATGCGTGAGCGATATCAGCACGACGGAGCGAATCCCTGGCGCGGGATGAAACGTGACAACTGGGAAGGGGGGCATCGAGTTCCGTTGATTGTTCGATGGCCCGGAGTTGTGAAGGCCGGAGCTGTCTCTGATCAGCTCGTTTGTCTAACGGATATCATGGCGACATGTGCTGACCTGATGGGAGTTCCTCTACCTGACGAGGCTGCTGAGGACAGCGTTTCGTTTCTCGCTGCTTTGAAAGGAGAAGACTCAGGCGCAGCGCGTGATTTCGTTCTTCATCAAACGATCAGCCTAGCACTGGCGATTCGCAAAGGGCCGTGGAAGTTTCTCGACCACAAAGGGTCGGGAGGGAATCGATACGACTCGAAACAACTACAGCAGTACGCCTTACCCGAGTCTGCACCTGCTGCGCCGGGGCAACTCTATCATCTCGAAGATGATCCGGGTGAGACTCAGAATCTCTACTACGAGCAACCGGAAATCGTGGCGGAGCTGCAGGCGCTTCTGGAAGAGTGCAAGGCTCGCGGCAATTCGAGGTTTGAACGTCACTGA
- the rpsE gene encoding 30S ribosomal protein S5 translates to MAQQDSGQGHSTKNPERVVQIRRCACVVKGGRRFSFAALVVVGDESSRVGYGYGKGTEVPIAVEKATKQANRRLQDVALDGTTIPHQVEGRFGASRVVLVPAAPGTGIIAGETVRAVVELAGVTDILTKSRGSSNPVNLVKATFDALSKLRTRDHVARLRGVEV, encoded by the coding sequence GTGGCGCAACAAGATAGCGGACAAGGTCATTCTACGAAGAATCCTGAACGAGTCGTGCAGATTCGTCGGTGTGCCTGTGTGGTTAAAGGTGGTCGACGATTCAGCTTTGCCGCGCTGGTTGTTGTCGGTGACGAGAGCAGTCGTGTCGGGTACGGTTACGGCAAAGGAACGGAAGTTCCAATCGCCGTTGAAAAGGCGACCAAACAAGCGAATCGACGTCTGCAAGACGTCGCACTCGATGGAACGACCATCCCTCACCAGGTTGAAGGTCGTTTCGGTGCTTCACGAGTCGTGCTTGTGCCTGCTGCTCCTGGTACAGGAATTATCGCAGGTGAGACTGTTCGCGCCGTTGTCGAACTCGCTGGTGTAACAGACATTCTCACCAAGAGTCGTGGGTCGAGTAACCCGGTCAATCTGGTGAAAGCGACATTTGACGCTTTGTCGAAACTGCGAACACGGGATCACGTTGCTCGCTTGCGTGGAGTAGAAGTCTAA
- the rplN gene encoding 50S ribosomal protein L14: MIQMQTMLDVADNTGAKSVRCIRVLGGTRRRTAGLGDVIIVAIQKSIAGAPDAFRKGKVTRGVIVRARKGTRRDDGSYVRFDSNAVVLVDPDGNPRGTRIFGAVARELRDRRFMKIISLANEVV; this comes from the coding sequence ATGATTCAGATGCAGACAATGTTGGACGTTGCAGATAACACCGGAGCGAAGAGCGTCCGTTGTATCCGAGTGCTGGGCGGAACGCGTCGTCGTACGGCCGGTCTCGGCGATGTCATTATCGTTGCAATTCAGAAGTCGATCGCTGGTGCTCCAGACGCTTTCCGTAAGGGAAAAGTCACGCGAGGAGTGATTGTACGAGCTCGCAAAGGGACTCGTCGAGACGACGGAAGTTACGTCCGATTTGACAGTAACGCAGTAGTGTTGGTCGACCCGGATGGAAATCCGCGAGGAACACGTATTTTCGGTGCAGTGGCCCGAGAACTTCGTGATCGTCGATTCATGAAGATTATTAGCCTCGCGAACGAAGTGGTGTGA
- the rplO gene encoding 50S ribosomal protein L15 yields MIINDVHDGIHKHKKRKRVGRGPGSGHGKTSGRGHKGEGSRSGHSRRLGFAGGQMPLFRLVAKRGFNNNAFAKKVIAVNVSTLNEQFEDGAEVTPESLKKFGLAKGSYDFIKILGDGELSRKLTVHAHRFSKSAKEKIEAAGGKTIEISKASQSASE; encoded by the coding sequence ATGATTATCAATGACGTACACGACGGAATTCATAAGCACAAGAAACGCAAGCGCGTTGGTCGCGGACCTGGTTCCGGACACGGGAAGACTTCCGGTCGCGGACATAAGGGTGAAGGCAGCCGTAGTGGTCATTCACGCCGACTGGGTTTCGCGGGTGGACAGATGCCTCTGTTCCGACTCGTCGCGAAACGCGGCTTCAACAACAATGCTTTCGCCAAGAAAGTCATCGCTGTCAACGTCTCAACATTGAACGAACAGTTCGAAGACGGTGCAGAAGTGACTCCTGAATCGTTGAAGAAATTCGGTCTCGCAAAGGGATCTTATGACTTCATCAAGATTCTGGGTGACGGAGAACTGTCACGGAAGTTGACCGTTCACGCACACCGGTTCTCAAAGTCCGCAAAAGAGAAAATCGAAGCTGCCGGTGGAAAAACAATTGAAATCTCCAAAGCTTCACAGAGCGCAAGCGAATAG
- a CDS encoding type Z 30S ribosomal protein S14: MASKSKIAKASKKPKFSTRIERRCALCGRPRAVYRKFKVCRICFRDLCLDGVVPGVKKASW; encoded by the coding sequence ATGGCCAGTAAGTCGAAAATCGCGAAAGCAAGTAAGAAGCCAAAGTTCAGCACACGCATTGAACGTCGTTGTGCTCTCTGCGGTCGGCCTCGTGCGGTTTATCGTAAATTCAAAGTGTGTCGAATCTGCTTTCGAGACCTGTGTCTCGATGGTGTTGTGCCAGGCGTGAAGAAGGCCAGCTGGTAG
- the rpsC gene encoding 30S ribosomal protein S3: MGQKVHPRGFRVGIVEPWRSRWYATKKEFGDLLVEDRKIRQFIHTEYKSAAIEKVEIDRTRDQVIVHLFSARPGIIIGRKGQEIDRLKARLEDQFGRRMEVKIVEINNPYRRAQLVAEDIAQQLNKRGSFRRAIKRTLDQVMEAGVNGVKIELSGRLGGAEMSRCEKASRGSIPLSTLQRHVDYGFTEAKTAQGVIGVKVWVDLGDYADGEISDGAYAEASKVSKKAKRSHKR; encoded by the coding sequence ATGGGACAAAAAGTTCACCCACGCGGATTTCGTGTTGGAATCGTTGAGCCATGGCGAAGTCGCTGGTACGCGACGAAGAAAGAGTTTGGCGACCTTTTGGTGGAAGACCGAAAGATTCGTCAGTTCATTCACACCGAATACAAATCGGCTGCGATTGAAAAAGTCGAGATTGATCGAACTCGTGATCAGGTGATTGTGCACCTGTTCTCGGCTCGTCCGGGGATCATCATCGGCCGAAAAGGTCAAGAGATCGATCGACTGAAAGCTCGTCTGGAAGACCAGTTTGGTCGAAGGATGGAAGTCAAGATTGTTGAAATCAACAATCCTTACCGACGGGCCCAATTGGTTGCTGAGGACATCGCTCAACAACTGAACAAACGAGGAAGTTTCCGTCGTGCGATCAAGCGAACTCTTGATCAGGTGATGGAAGCAGGAGTGAACGGTGTAAAGATCGAGTTGTCCGGTCGTCTTGGTGGGGCAGAAATGTCACGCTGCGAAAAGGCAAGCCGGGGTTCGATTCCTCTGTCGACGCTCCAGCGACATGTTGATTACGGATTTACAGAAGCAAAAACCGCACAAGGTGTGATTGGCGTTAAAGTCTGGGTTGACCTGGGCGACTACGCTGACGGGGAGATTTCCGATGGCGCTTATGCCGAAGCGAGTAAAGTATCGAAAAAGGCAAAGAGGTCGCATAAAAGGTAA
- the rpsS gene encoding 30S ribosomal protein S19 — translation MSRSLKKGPYVDEKLLKKIAKLEESGRKDSIKTWARRSTISPEFIGHTFLVHNGRQHIQVYVTEDMVGHKLGEFSPTRTFRGHGAKGNR, via the coding sequence ATGAGTCGATCACTGAAGAAGGGGCCTTATGTTGATGAAAAGCTCCTGAAGAAGATCGCGAAACTCGAAGAGAGTGGTCGCAAGGACTCCATTAAGACATGGGCTCGTCGATCGACGATCTCACCTGAGTTCATTGGCCACACGTTCCTCGTGCACAACGGACGTCAACACATCCAGGTGTACGTGACAGAAGATATGGTTGGGCACAAGCTGGGAGAGTTTTCTCCCACACGGACGTTCCGTGGCCACGGAGCAAAAGGAAATCGATAA
- the rplX gene encoding 50S ribosomal protein L24, translating to MKIKRGDLVVVVAGDDKDRAEPRPRVVQEVLDEGKKVVIEGVNLVYKHVRRGHPRSPQGGRLRMEKPIQSSNVMYYCSECGKGVKLGYRYNDAGEKERFCRSCSNGVGVVSPAREKYAKK from the coding sequence ATGAAAATCAAACGTGGTGATTTGGTTGTGGTTGTCGCTGGCGATGATAAGGATCGTGCGGAGCCACGGCCTCGCGTTGTCCAGGAAGTGCTGGACGAAGGCAAAAAAGTTGTCATCGAGGGCGTGAACCTCGTTTACAAGCACGTTCGTCGTGGCCATCCACGGAGCCCGCAGGGTGGAAGACTGCGAATGGAAAAACCCATTCAAAGCTCGAATGTGATGTACTACTGCAGCGAGTGTGGCAAGGGTGTGAAACTCGGCTACCGGTACAACGATGCAGGTGAAAAAGAACGCTTCTGTCGTAGCTGTTCAAACGGAGTGGGTGTAGTTAGCCCTGCTCGTGAGAAATACGCGAAGAAGTAG
- the rpsQ gene encoding 30S ribosomal protein S17 — protein sequence MRTKLIGVVKSDGNPKTRRVDVERLVQHTKYRKIVRGRTVCYVHDEDNTSKIGDTVEIVECRPRSKTKRWELVRVVKSVSDVASQIKRDEKDSGIATDAEIASGGTSASEASSAEAEQES from the coding sequence ATGCGTACGAAGTTGATTGGCGTTGTGAAAAGCGATGGAAACCCCAAGACACGCCGGGTTGATGTCGAGCGTTTGGTTCAGCACACAAAATATCGAAAGATTGTTCGTGGGCGAACGGTCTGTTACGTCCACGACGAAGACAACACTTCGAAGATTGGCGACACTGTCGAAATCGTCGAATGTCGACCACGTTCCAAGACGAAGCGATGGGAACTCGTTCGCGTTGTCAAAAGCGTGTCGGATGTTGCCAGCCAGATCAAACGGGACGAGAAGGACTCTGGAATCGCAACTGACGCGGAAATCGCTTCGGGCGGAACATCAGCGAGTGAAGCGAGCTCAGCTGAAGCAGAACAAGAGAGCTAA
- the rpmC gene encoding 50S ribosomal protein L29, translating into MSQANPLREMNEEQLQAELEQTQQELFQLRFQASTEKLDAPSNLKKLRRTIARIKTIQHERLLQAAGAES; encoded by the coding sequence ATGTCGCAAGCAAATCCATTGCGTGAAATGAACGAAGAGCAGCTCCAGGCTGAGTTGGAACAGACTCAACAAGAGTTGTTTCAGCTTCGGTTTCAAGCATCGACTGAAAAACTTGACGCTCCCAGCAACTTGAAAAAGTTGAGACGGACAATCGCGCGGATCAAAACGATCCAGCACGAACGCCTGCTGCAAGCAGCTGGTGCTGAATCGTAA
- the rplP gene encoding 50S ribosomal protein L16: protein MALMPKRVKYRKRQRGRIKGNATRGNTVVFGEFGLQSTQAGHVTATTIEACRIAAAQYIRGTGAKLYIRIFPDKSVTARPLETRMGKGKGEPDHWVAVVKPGTVLFEIAGGTHDAARDCFNRVAHKLPVRVRLVERPAG from the coding sequence ATGGCGCTTATGCCGAAGCGAGTAAAGTATCGAAAAAGGCAAAGAGGTCGCATAAAAGGTAATGCGACCCGTGGCAACACGGTCGTTTTCGGTGAGTTTGGCCTTCAGTCAACACAAGCTGGGCATGTTACAGCCACAACCATCGAAGCCTGTCGTATTGCGGCTGCCCAATATATTCGAGGAACGGGTGCCAAGCTGTATATCCGAATTTTCCCGGATAAGTCAGTGACAGCTCGTCCGTTGGAAACTCGAATGGGAAAAGGTAAAGGGGAACCGGACCACTGGGTTGCAGTAGTGAAGCCCGGAACGGTACTCTTCGAGATCGCGGGTGGAACCCACGACGCGGCTCGCGATTGTTTCAATCGTGTTGCTCACAAACTGCCTGTCCGTGTTCGCCTGGTTGAGCGACCGGCTGGCTAA
- the rpsH gene encoding 30S ribosomal protein S8, with protein MMTDPIADMLTRIRNAIQIERPFVDIPTSKVKVGIAEVLQREGYIWDYEVVEEHPQSVLRINLKYSPTGERVIQRIARISKPGRRIYSDRHSIPEVLNGMGICVLSTNQGVLSSREARKKNVGGEVLCEVW; from the coding sequence ATGATGACTGATCCGATTGCCGACATGCTTACTCGAATTCGCAATGCGATTCAGATCGAGCGTCCATTCGTCGATATTCCGACATCCAAAGTGAAGGTCGGAATTGCCGAGGTGTTGCAGCGTGAGGGTTATATTTGGGACTACGAAGTCGTTGAAGAGCATCCGCAGTCGGTTCTTCGTATCAACCTCAAGTACAGCCCAACTGGCGAACGTGTGATTCAGCGAATCGCTCGAATCAGCAAGCCAGGGCGACGAATCTACTCAGATCGTCACAGCATCCCAGAAGTCTTGAACGGCATGGGGATTTGCGTGCTGTCGACGAACCAAGGGGTTCTGAGTAGCCGGGAAGCTCGAAAAAAGAACGTCGGTGGCGAAGTTTTGTGTGAAGTGTGGTAG